The Macaca thibetana thibetana isolate TM-01 chromosome 11, ASM2454274v1, whole genome shotgun sequence genome window below encodes:
- the LOC126931729 gene encoding small ubiquitin-related modifier 1-like, producing MKLRENPIVAVGKGDEFVNPGVRFCLPEAAAAVRRPPGEATVIMSDQEAKPSTEDLGDKKEGEYIKLKVIGQDSSEIHFQVKMTTHLKKLKESYCQRQGVPMNSLRFLFEGQRIADNHTPKELGMEEEDVIEVYQEQTRGHSTVYIFFLFFFSFPLILFIFKNSSFVMWCSKQN from the coding sequence ATGAAATTACGTGAAAACCCAATTGTGGCTGTGGGGAAGGGAGACGAATTTGTAAACCCTGGAGTGAGGTTCTGCCTAcctgaggctgctgctgctgtgcgGAGACCCCCGGGTGAAGCCACCGTCATCATGTCTGACCAGGAGGCAAAACCTTCAACTGAGGACTTGGGGGATAAGAAGGAAGGTGAATATATTAAACTCAAAGTCATTGGACAGGATAGCAGTGAGATTCACTTCCAAGTGAAAATGACAACACATCTCAAGAAACTCAAAGAATCATACTGTCAAAGACAGGGCGTTCCAATGAATTCACTCAGGTTTCTCTTTGAGGGTCAGAGAATTGCTGATAATCATACTCCAAAAGAACTGGGAATGGAGGAAGAAGATGTGATTGAAGTATATCAGGAACAAACGAGGGGTCATTCAACAgtttacatattctttttattttttttttcttttcccttaatcctttttatttttaaaaatagttcttttgTAATGTGGTGTTcaaaacagaattga